In Rana temporaria chromosome 3, aRanTem1.1, whole genome shotgun sequence, a single window of DNA contains:
- the LOC120930557 gene encoding gastrula zinc finger protein XlCGF17.1-like: MSQVRDKPYQCSECQKSFNYKSKLSIHQRNHTGEKPFTCSECGKCFSQKTSLAKHEMIHTGEKPFSCSECGKCFSQRSDLLQHENIHTGKKTFSCSECENVFLWKKSLIIHQRVHTGEKPFNCPECDKCFSSKNNLISHLKIHTGEKPFKCSECEKCFLRHAQLTSHLKTHTGEKPFKCSECDKCFAHSHHLVEHQRIHTGENPFKCSECGKCFLQRANCVQHEKIHTGEKQFSCSECEKLFSLKRLLIEHQRIHTGEKPFSCSECDKCFRSKNNLIIHLKTHTGEKRAVLNVQNVARALH, from the coding sequence ATGAGTCAAGTAAGAGACAAGCCGTATCAATGCTCTGAGTGCCAGAAAAGTTTTAATTACAAGTCAAAACTCAGCATTCATCAGAGGAatcacactggagagaaaccaTTTACATGTTCGGAATGTGGCAAGTGCTTTTCACAGAAGACATCTCTTGCTAAACATGAAatgattcacacaggagagaagccattttcTTGCTCAGAATGTGGCAAATGCTTTTCACAGAGGTCAGATCTTCTTCAACATGAAAATATTCACACAGGAAAGAAGACATTTTCTTGCTCTGAAtgtgaaaatgtgtttttatggaAGAAATCGCTAATCATTCACCAAagggttcacacaggagagaagccatttaATTGCCCAGAATGTGACAAATGCTTCAGTTCGAAGAATAATCTTATTTCCCACCTGaagattcacacaggagagaagccatttaAATGTTCAGAATGTGAAAAGTGTTTTTTACGACATGCTCAACTTACTTCACACCTGAagactcacacaggagagaaaccatttaaatgttcagaatgtgacaaaTGCTTCGCACATAGTCATCATCTTGttgaacaccagagaattcacacaggagagaatcCATTTAAATGTTCAGAATGCGGCAAGTGCTTTTTACAGAGGGCAAATTGTGTTCAACATGAAaagattcacacaggagagaaacaATTTTCTTGCTCTGAATGTGAAAAATTGTTTTCATTGAAGAGATTACTAATcgaacaccagagaattcacacaggagagaaaccaTTTTCTTGCTCAGAATGTGACAAATGCTTTCGTTCGAAGAATAATCTTATTATCCATCTGAAGACTCACACAGGAGAAAAGAGAGCGGTTTTAAA